From the genome of Pyxidicoccus trucidator, one region includes:
- a CDS encoding zf-HC2 domain-containing protein, whose product MVAEPFPRSKASADCLSGWCVSQVVLGLLSPEERAPAEAHLTSCASCRQRVDVEHAQARAAAFEKVPEALLAAAAAVPPRPERQGWLPWRWVPAFAVPALAVGVFLAVRPPSGVERPGVQLKGSASLDVAVAREGTLVVNGIPAEEVAGLRAGDRLRLRVQGAESSAWLILQGDEEGQWTPYFEGLAPQGGWLPMGITVTPDGRTRMRLLTCAAKPPPGVPVEDVCRVRVYDWGMAGTP is encoded by the coding sequence ATGGTGGCTGAGCCGTTCCCCAGGTCCAAGGCGTCCGCTGACTGCCTGTCCGGATGGTGTGTCTCGCAAGTCGTGCTCGGACTGCTGTCCCCCGAGGAGCGCGCGCCGGCCGAGGCGCACCTCACCTCCTGCGCGTCTTGCCGGCAGCGGGTGGACGTGGAGCATGCCCAGGCTCGCGCGGCGGCCTTCGAGAAGGTGCCGGAGGCGCTGCTCGCGGCAGCGGCGGCCGTGCCCCCGCGTCCGGAGCGGCAGGGGTGGCTTCCGTGGAGGTGGGTGCCCGCCTTCGCCGTCCCCGCGCTGGCGGTGGGCGTGTTCCTCGCGGTGCGGCCTCCCTCCGGGGTGGAGCGTCCCGGCGTGCAATTGAAGGGCAGCGCGTCACTGGACGTGGCGGTTGCGCGAGAGGGGACGCTCGTGGTCAACGGCATCCCCGCGGAAGAGGTTGCGGGGCTGAGGGCGGGAGACCGGCTGCGCCTGCGCGTGCAGGGGGCGGAGTCGTCCGCGTGGCTCATCCTCCAGGGAGACGAGGAAGGACAATGGACCCCGTACTTCGAGGGCCTCGCGCCCCAGGGCGGCTGGCTGCCCATGGGCATCACCGTCACGCCGGACGGGCGCACGCGGATGCGGCTGCTGACGTGCGCGGCGAAGCCTCCGCCTGGAGTGCCGGTGGAGGACGTGTGCCGCGTGCGCGTCTACGACTGGGGCATGGCTGGGACGCCGTGA
- a CDS encoding CHAP domain-containing protein, translating into MQPQPSPGGPLLLRLLAAIPLCALVGCATVKTRASASEPPVVMATAPVENSVALADPHSEAGQAGTVEGAAQDKMRLVTAGVIAAALQAAAMVTGPASTSGRFWDELLSPTELSRSIVQRSIQLVGARTLGKSVPNDCSGFVRLAYLAGGIDLVNHGFLAGENAVSAIFRRALDVGTVHHQAPRPGDLVFFRETYDRNRDGRRNDGMTHIGVVEGVDGEGTVTFIHRGGKGVARGRLNLAAPAKHQLGQGGPVLNDYIRPAAKGSRAYLAGELFAAFASPEGL; encoded by the coding sequence ATGCAGCCCCAACCATCCCCGGGAGGACCGCTGTTGCTTCGCCTGCTCGCCGCCATTCCCCTGTGTGCTCTCGTCGGCTGTGCCACCGTGAAGACCCGCGCCTCGGCGTCCGAGCCCCCGGTGGTGATGGCGACAGCACCCGTGGAGAACAGCGTGGCGCTTGCCGACCCTCACTCAGAGGCAGGGCAGGCAGGCACGGTGGAGGGGGCCGCGCAGGACAAGATGCGGCTGGTGACGGCGGGCGTGATTGCCGCCGCGCTGCAGGCCGCGGCCATGGTGACGGGGCCCGCCAGCACCTCGGGCCGCTTCTGGGATGAGCTGCTGTCTCCGACGGAGCTGAGCCGCTCCATCGTCCAGCGCTCCATCCAGCTCGTCGGCGCGCGCACCCTCGGCAAGAGCGTGCCCAATGACTGCTCGGGCTTCGTGCGGCTCGCGTACCTCGCGGGCGGCATCGACCTGGTGAACCACGGCTTCCTCGCGGGGGAGAACGCCGTCTCCGCCATCTTCCGCCGCGCCCTGGACGTGGGCACCGTCCACCACCAGGCTCCGCGCCCCGGCGACCTCGTCTTCTTCCGCGAGACGTATGACCGCAACCGCGACGGCCGGCGCAACGACGGGATGACCCACATCGGCGTCGTGGAGGGCGTGGACGGCGAAGGCACCGTCACCTTCATCCACCGGGGCGGCAAGGGCGTGGCGCGCGGGCGGCTCAACCTGGCGGCCCCCGCGAAGCACCAGCTCGGCCAGGGCGGGCCGGTGCTGAATGACTACATCCGCCCCGCCGCCAAGGGCTCCCGGGCGTACCTCGCGGGAGAGCTGTTCGCCGCGTTCGCTTCGCCTGAGGGCCTGTAA
- a CDS encoding endonuclease III domain-containing protein translates to MSARTARQPPEPEQPPAPGVVAEPPPRPDKAPFDIDEVLGRIREEVRHFADAAMFALAANGHDSLFEQLVACILSIRTRDEVSLPVSLALLGRASTPEALARLTPDEIDEIISPVTFHEPKARQLHAIAVRTRDEFGGKLPCDAEVLQSFKGVGPKCAHLALGIACGHEAISVDIHVHRVTNRWGYVRARSPEATLAALETQLPRAYWVEINRLLVPFGKHVCTGTRPKCTTCPVLRYCRQVGVTDHR, encoded by the coding sequence GTGAGCGCGAGGACGGCCCGCCAGCCCCCGGAACCGGAGCAGCCTCCGGCGCCGGGGGTGGTGGCCGAGCCTCCGCCCCGCCCGGACAAGGCCCCCTTCGACATCGACGAGGTGCTCGGCCGCATCCGCGAGGAGGTCCGCCACTTCGCGGACGCCGCGATGTTCGCGCTGGCGGCGAATGGCCATGACTCACTCTTCGAGCAGCTCGTGGCCTGCATCCTCTCCATCCGCACGAGGGACGAGGTGAGCCTGCCGGTGTCGCTCGCGCTGCTCGGCCGAGCGTCCACACCGGAGGCCCTGGCCCGGCTGACGCCGGACGAGATTGACGAAATCATCAGCCCCGTCACCTTCCACGAGCCGAAAGCCCGGCAGCTCCACGCCATCGCCGTGAGGACGCGGGACGAGTTCGGCGGGAAGCTCCCGTGTGACGCGGAGGTGCTCCAGTCCTTCAAGGGCGTGGGCCCCAAGTGCGCGCACCTGGCGCTCGGCATCGCCTGCGGGCACGAGGCCATCAGCGTGGACATCCACGTGCACCGGGTGACGAACCGCTGGGGCTATGTGCGGGCGCGCTCGCCGGAGGCCACGCTGGCAGCCCTGGAGACCCAGCTCCCACGCGCGTACTGGGTGGAAATCAACCGACTGCTGGTGCCCTTCGGCAAGCACGTGTGCACGGGCACGAGGCCCAAGTGCACCACGTGCCCGGTGCTCCGGTACTGCCGCCAGGTCGGCGTGACGGACCATCGCTGA
- a CDS encoding phospholipase D-like domain-containing protein gives MDEMQQLEDLLPQAGAHFLESDRERARHEMQGPFMLPPGPTGFSFALYQSVGVGLIPGHRLELLENGTVFDRMVEDIRNAKQSVHILVYIWRPCDVSDRIIEALVDRARAGVQCRVVVDPVGSEELRGSKDFDLKVEKVLTDAGVEVHYYRLLAGKVMGRLLGRTHNKIVVVDGRIGYTGGFGIWKVWEGDGLKEEEWRDTNVRVEGPEVRRMQLSFSRHWQESGGGLLPPSAFPEVEEQETDGPASAGFVDSAGKLGVTDAERMVRLVIAAARERLWIANAYFTPPNAMLEQLEEKLRQGVEVRILGPGPVHDVPIIRASQRSTYERLLSAGARIYEYQPSMMHAKTILVDDWLAVVGSTNLDVLSLNKLGEGSLLMNDPEFVRKLERCWAKDLRHSKEITLENGGRTNPWRRVARRATQLVGRDR, from the coding sequence ATGGACGAGATGCAGCAGCTGGAAGACCTCCTGCCCCAGGCCGGGGCCCACTTCCTCGAGAGCGACCGCGAGCGGGCCCGCCACGAGATGCAGGGCCCCTTCATGCTTCCACCCGGGCCCACGGGCTTCTCCTTCGCGCTGTACCAGTCCGTCGGCGTGGGGCTGATTCCGGGCCACCGGCTGGAGCTGCTGGAGAACGGCACCGTCTTCGACCGCATGGTGGAGGACATCCGCAACGCGAAGCAGAGCGTTCACATCCTCGTCTACATCTGGCGTCCCTGCGACGTGTCGGACCGCATCATCGAGGCGCTGGTGGACCGGGCCCGCGCGGGCGTGCAGTGCCGCGTGGTGGTGGACCCGGTGGGCAGCGAGGAGCTGCGCGGCAGCAAGGACTTCGACCTCAAGGTGGAGAAGGTCCTCACCGACGCGGGCGTGGAGGTGCACTACTACCGGCTGCTCGCGGGCAAGGTGATGGGCCGGCTGCTGGGGCGCACCCACAACAAGATTGTCGTGGTGGATGGACGCATCGGCTACACGGGCGGCTTCGGCATCTGGAAGGTGTGGGAGGGCGACGGGCTGAAGGAGGAGGAGTGGCGCGACACCAACGTGCGCGTCGAGGGGCCCGAGGTGCGCCGCATGCAGCTGTCCTTCTCGCGCCACTGGCAGGAGTCCGGTGGCGGGCTGCTTCCTCCGAGCGCCTTCCCCGAGGTGGAGGAACAGGAGACGGACGGCCCGGCGAGCGCGGGCTTCGTCGACAGCGCGGGCAAGCTGGGTGTCACCGACGCCGAGCGCATGGTCCGCCTGGTCATCGCCGCCGCGCGCGAGCGCCTGTGGATTGCCAACGCGTACTTCACTCCGCCCAACGCGATGCTGGAGCAGCTCGAGGAGAAGCTTCGCCAGGGCGTGGAGGTCCGCATCCTGGGGCCGGGCCCCGTCCACGACGTGCCCATCATCCGCGCGTCCCAGCGCTCCACCTACGAGCGGCTGCTGTCCGCGGGCGCGCGCATCTACGAGTACCAGCCGTCGATGATGCACGCGAAGACGATTCTCGTGGACGACTGGCTCGCGGTGGTGGGCTCCACCAACCTGGACGTGCTGTCGCTCAACAAGCTGGGTGAGGGCTCGCTCCTGATGAACGACCCGGAGTTCGTCCGCAAGCTGGAGCGGTGCTGGGCGAAGGACCTGCGGCACTCGAAGGAAATCACCCTGGAGAACGGGGGCCGCACCAACCCGTGGCGCCGCGTGGCCCGGCGTGCCACGCAGTTGGTGGGGCGGGACAGGTAG
- a CDS encoding RNA polymerase sigma factor: MTPTPQVDISTLYRRHVALVRGCALRILGEPAAAEDVAQEVFIRFLQHRDRSGSEQDTAAFLYRTSTNLALNRLRDARRRKGLHDAHLPDGEPHSPHSPEDGLALRKVLAEADPEQAQIAACYFIHGMEHEEIAGMLGVPRRTVGRRLEKFRAHAEHMLQGVRRKEAGHGG; the protein is encoded by the coding sequence ATGACTCCCACTCCCCAGGTCGACATCTCCACGCTGTACCGGCGCCACGTGGCGCTGGTGCGCGGCTGTGCGCTGCGCATCCTGGGTGAGCCCGCCGCCGCCGAGGACGTCGCGCAGGAGGTGTTCATCCGCTTCCTGCAGCATCGGGACCGCAGCGGCAGCGAGCAGGACACCGCCGCCTTCCTCTACCGCACCAGCACCAACCTCGCCCTCAACCGGCTGCGCGACGCTCGCCGCCGCAAGGGCCTGCATGACGCGCACCTGCCGGACGGGGAGCCGCACAGCCCCCACTCCCCGGAGGACGGGCTGGCGCTGCGCAAGGTGCTGGCGGAGGCGGACCCGGAGCAGGCGCAGATTGCCGCCTGCTACTTCATCCACGGCATGGAGCACGAGGAGATTGCCGGGATGCTCGGCGTCCCGCGCCGCACCGTGGGCCGCCGGCTGGAGAAGTTCCGCGCCCACGCCGAGCACATGCTGCAAGGCGTACGGAGAAAGGAAGCAGGCCATGGTGGCTGA
- a CDS encoding GNAT family N-acetyltransferase — MSTSTEPWVLRPIEPRDDAAVASVIRTVMPEFGMDGPGFAMQDPEVSTMSAAYSKPRHAYFVAERGGRIVGGGGIAPLEGGDPGVCELRKMYFLKEARGHGMGERLLRRCLDFAREAGFRLCYLETTTGMKQAQKLYRRLGFEPLDGPMGNTGHFGCDNWYTLDLTKPPA, encoded by the coding sequence ATGAGCACGAGCACGGAACCCTGGGTCCTCCGTCCCATCGAGCCCCGGGACGACGCGGCGGTGGCCTCCGTCATCCGCACGGTGATGCCGGAGTTCGGCATGGACGGCCCCGGCTTCGCCATGCAGGACCCCGAGGTGTCGACGATGAGCGCGGCGTACTCGAAGCCGCGCCACGCCTACTTCGTCGCGGAGCGGGGAGGCCGCATCGTCGGTGGAGGCGGCATCGCGCCGCTGGAGGGCGGAGACCCGGGCGTGTGCGAGCTGCGCAAGATGTACTTCCTGAAGGAGGCACGCGGCCACGGCATGGGCGAGCGGCTGCTGCGCCGCTGCCTGGACTTCGCGCGCGAGGCGGGCTTCCGACTCTGCTACCTGGAGACCACCACCGGGATGAAGCAGGCCCAGAAGCTCTACCGCCGCCTCGGCTTCGAGCCGCTCGACGGGCCCATGGGCAACACGGGGCACTTCGGCTGCGACAACTGGTACACGCTGGACCTGACGAAGCCGCCTGCCTGA
- a CDS encoding caspase family protein yields MPRARLRLGHGWDAVSRVAALWLGVLLAVVPMAVQAGEARYALLVGAHKGNADEPRLHFAGRDAERLREVLVTLGDFPQENVTVLADPSADRMRTALARMNARIREEVAHDRSSVLLVFYSGHADAESLHLGGTLLPWEELRNLTSGSAAAARLLVVDACRSGQATRVKGTKLAAPFALPPDVESHGLPEGFAILSSSAAGESAQESDSLQGSFFTHHLVAALRGVADTSSDGLVSLAEAYQYAADRTVASTVATVGGVQHPTYLYELKGRSELVLTRPGRSQGLAAVRLEGAGQYFFRQGGRDGPVVLEAGISREARTARLVPGSYFVQHRLPDRLREARVVAEEGRPLELAEAAWSVVELDQLVRKGGGGRPTWALSGWGGGTASLLDGYPFSPSGAVQASLDTAALTLDAQVELALAGFVQAGFERRLTSGALRVGARKVFDMGRFSLSGGVRVGASYVDQRFFGRTAPRHWQVVPQLDTVLRADLHLPRGLFVGAEAGLRASRVRVLSSLGREEVRTPVTPMLAAGTGLRW; encoded by the coding sequence GTGCCGCGTGCGCGTCTACGACTGGGGCATGGCTGGGACGCCGTGAGCCGCGTGGCGGCGCTGTGGCTGGGCGTGCTGCTGGCCGTGGTGCCCATGGCCGTGCAGGCGGGAGAGGCCCGCTACGCGCTGCTGGTGGGCGCGCACAAGGGCAACGCGGACGAGCCCCGGCTCCACTTCGCCGGACGCGATGCGGAGCGCCTGCGCGAGGTGCTCGTCACCCTGGGCGACTTCCCGCAGGAGAACGTCACCGTGCTCGCGGACCCGAGCGCGGACCGGATGCGCACCGCGCTGGCGCGGATGAACGCGCGCATCCGCGAGGAGGTGGCGCATGACCGCTCCAGCGTGCTGCTCGTCTTCTACTCGGGCCATGCGGACGCGGAGTCGCTGCACCTGGGCGGCACGCTGCTGCCGTGGGAGGAGCTGCGCAACCTCACCTCCGGCTCGGCGGCGGCGGCGCGTCTGCTGGTGGTGGATGCGTGTCGTTCCGGGCAGGCCACGCGCGTGAAGGGCACGAAGCTGGCGGCGCCCTTCGCGCTGCCTCCGGACGTGGAATCGCACGGACTGCCGGAGGGCTTCGCGATTCTCTCCTCATCGGCGGCAGGGGAGAGCGCTCAGGAGTCGGACTCGCTGCAGGGTTCCTTCTTCACGCACCACCTGGTGGCCGCGCTGCGCGGCGTGGCGGATACCAGCTCGGATGGGCTCGTCAGCCTGGCGGAGGCGTACCAGTACGCCGCGGACCGCACGGTGGCGAGCACCGTGGCCACGGTGGGCGGCGTGCAGCACCCCACGTACCTCTACGAGTTGAAGGGGCGCTCGGAGCTGGTGCTCACGCGGCCGGGGCGCAGCCAGGGACTTGCGGCGGTGCGGCTGGAGGGGGCGGGGCAGTACTTCTTCCGGCAGGGCGGGCGTGATGGCCCGGTGGTGCTGGAGGCGGGCATCTCTCGCGAGGCTCGCACCGCGCGGTTGGTGCCTGGGAGTTACTTCGTCCAGCACCGCCTGCCGGACCGGCTGCGCGAGGCGCGCGTGGTGGCGGAGGAGGGCCGCCCGCTGGAGCTGGCCGAGGCGGCGTGGAGCGTGGTGGAGCTGGACCAGCTCGTGCGCAAGGGCGGCGGTGGACGGCCCACCTGGGCACTGAGCGGGTGGGGCGGTGGGACGGCGAGCCTCCTGGACGGCTATCCGTTCTCTCCGTCTGGCGCGGTGCAGGCGTCGCTGGACACGGCGGCGCTCACGCTGGATGCGCAAGTGGAGCTGGCCCTGGCGGGCTTCGTCCAGGCTGGCTTCGAGCGGCGGCTCACCTCCGGGGCGCTGCGGGTGGGGGCTCGCAAGGTGTTCGACATGGGGCGGTTCTCCCTGTCGGGAGGCGTGCGGGTGGGGGCGTCGTACGTGGACCAGCGCTTCTTTGGGCGGACGGCGCCGCGCCACTGGCAGGTGGTGCCGCAGTTGGACACGGTGCTGCGCGCGGACCTGCACCTGCCCCGGGGCCTCTTCGTGGGCGCGGAGGCGGGGCTGCGTGCGTCGCGGGTGCGCGTGCTGTCGTCGCTGGGACGCGAGGAGGTGCGCACGCCGGTGACGCCGATGCTCGCGGCAGGGACGGGGCTTCGCTGGTGA